In one Candidatus Nealsonbacteria bacterium genomic region, the following are encoded:
- the rplL gene encoding 50S ribosomal protein L7/L12 — MAEETKKEPASAKATADKKATEGKEEKVKVPAKFKKLVEEIEKMSVLDLAELVKILEKKFGVSAAPQIVAAAVPAGGAPAAAQAVEKSVVSIVLTDVGAKKIDVIKAVRDATQKGLKDSKDLVDAVASGPQVVKENVKKDEAEEIKKKFGAAGAKVELK, encoded by the coding sequence ATGGCAGAAGAAACAAAAAAAGAACCCGCCTCTGCTAAAGCTACGGCGGACAAGAAAGCTACGGAGGGCAAAGAGGAGAAAGTTAAGGTTCCTGCAAAATTTAAAAAATTGGTAGAAGAGATTGAAAAAATGAGTGTCTTGGATTTGGCAGAATTGGTAAAAATCTTGGAAAAAAAGTTTGGTGTTTCAGCTGCTCCTCAGATAGTAGCTGCTGCTGTCCCTGCAGGTGGTGCTCCGGCCGCAGCTCAAGCAGTAGAAAAGAGCGTTGTTAGTATTGTCCTAACTGATGTTGGAGCTAAGAAAATTGACGTTATTAAGGCAGTAAGAGACGCAACACAAAAAGGATTAAAGGATTCCAAAGATTTAGTTGATGCAGTAGCTTCAGGTCCTCAGGTTGTAAAAGAAAACGTGAAGAAGGATGAAGCTGAAGAGATTAAAAAGAAATTCGGAGCAGCCGGCGCCAAAGTTGAATTGAAGTAA
- a CDS encoding 50S ribosomal protein L10, with the protein MAKTKEQKKKVFEELKENIARQKTVIFIDFTGLKVKDMFDLRKNLKKADSQLKVAKKTLIQIAFKESGLKISPQKLKGEIALVFGYKDEISPAKAIYQFSKENPNLKILGGFFENKFREAEDFIALAQIPSKEELLARLAGSLSAPVTNFVRALEYNLKGLVYVLSKLKI; encoded by the coding sequence ATGGCTAAAACAAAAGAGCAAAAGAAAAAAGTATTTGAAGAATTAAAAGAAAACATTGCCAGGCAAAAAACAGTAATTTTTATTGATTTTACAGGTTTGAAAGTAAAAGACATGTTTGATTTGAGGAAAAATCTAAAAAAAGCTGATAGCCAGTTAAAAGTTGCTAAAAAAACATTAATTCAAATAGCTTTTAAAGAAAGCGGTTTAAAAATCTCTCCTCAAAAATTAAAGGGAGAAATTGCCTTAGTGTTTGGGTATAAAGACGAAATTTCTCCAGCTAAAGCAATTTATCAGTTTTCAAAGGAAAACCCGAACTTAAAAATTTTGGGAGGATTTTTTGAAAATAAATTTAGGGAAGCTGAAGATTTTATAGCTTTAGCTCAAATTCCTTCAAAAGAAGAGCTCTTGGCAAGATTAGCTGGAAGTTTGTCAGCTCCTGTAACAAATTTTGTTAGAGCTTTAGAATACAACTTAAAAGGTCTAGTATATGTTTTAAGTAAACTTAAAATATAA
- a CDS encoding DJ-1/PfpI family protein, with product MKNKRVVIIIAFRDFRDAEYFIPLEILERAGLEVKTASNKKGVAIGADGGEVNIDLLLSDINIANFDAVIFIGGPGCLASLDNEESYKIAKEIVSQNKILASICISPVILAKAGILKGKKATVWSSSLDKKAVKILEKEGAIYKADSVVIDGNIITANGPVAAEDFGKIIVKLLTENN from the coding sequence ATGAAAAACAAAAGAGTTGTAATAATTATTGCTTTTCGGGATTTTCGAGATGCAGAATATTTTATTCCTCTAGAGATTTTGGAGAGAGCTGGGCTTGAAGTAAAAACAGCCTCAAACAAAAAAGGAGTAGCCATTGGAGCTGATGGGGGAGAAGTAAACATAGATTTATTGCTATCTGATATAAATATAGCTAATTTTGACGCTGTAATTTTTATTGGAGGACCTGGATGCCTTGCGAGTTTGGACAATGAAGAATCATATAAAATAGCAAAAGAAATAGTTTCTCAAAATAAAATTTTAGCTTCAATTTGTATTTCTCCTGTTATTTTGGCAAAAGCAGGTATCTTGAAAGGAAAAAAAGCTACTGTTTGGAGCTCTTCTTTAGATAAAAAAGCGGTGAAGATTTTAGAAAAAGAAGGTGCAATTTATAAAGCAGATTCTGTTGTTATTGATGGTAACATTATTACTGCCAATGGTCCTGTAGCAGCAGAGGATTTTGGAAAGATAATAGTCAAACTCTTGACAGAGAATAATTAA
- the mltG gene encoding endolytic transglycosylase MltG has translation MEQISKLLILIFCQIVFIFSLLVWQQIYLPLNLSDTENKLFLIEKGESLFQISEDLEKEKIIKNRFLFNFYVFLKGSQKNLQAGEYFLSPSMSIADIAQKIISGDIIKETITIPEGWNLRDIGWYFENKGMFQAEELFELVGFRLIDCSKVTDLPQPKDFSSDYDFLKDKPKNISLEGYLFPDTYYIKEQRAESNEQRLEEIVRKMLDNFDKKLSQELRNEINQQGKTIFEIVTIASLLEKEVRIFEDKNIVSGILWKRLKNNIPLQVDATITYITGKKTTKVSKEETQIDSPYNTYKYRGLPLGPISNPGLESILAAVYPESSDYLYYLSTPEGETIFSKTLEEHNVAKAKYLK, from the coding sequence ATGGAACAAATAAGTAAATTATTAATCCTTATTTTCTGTCAAATAGTATTCATTTTTTCTCTTCTTGTTTGGCAACAGATATATTTACCTTTGAATCTTTCTGATACTGAGAATAAATTATTCTTAATTGAAAAAGGGGAGAGTTTATTTCAGATTTCAGAGGATTTAGAGAAAGAAAAGATAATAAAAAATAGATTCTTATTTAATTTTTATGTATTTTTAAAAGGTAGCCAGAAAAACCTTCAGGCAGGAGAATATTTCTTAAGTCCTTCAATGAGTATTGCAGATATTGCCCAAAAAATAATTTCAGGTGACATTATTAAAGAAACTATAACAATTCCAGAGGGCTGGAATTTAAGAGATATTGGTTGGTATTTTGAAAACAAAGGAATGTTTCAAGCTGAAGAACTCTTTGAATTAGTAGGTTTTCGTTTAATTGATTGTTCAAAAGTAACTGATTTGCCACAACCTAAAGATTTTAGTTCAGACTATGATTTTTTGAAAGATAAACCCAAGAATATTAGTTTAGAAGGTTATCTTTTTCCAGATACTTACTATATTAAAGAACAAAGAGCAGAAAGCAATGAACAAAGACTTGAGGAAATTGTCAGAAAAATGTTGGATAATTTTGACAAGAAATTAAGTCAGGAGTTGAGAAACGAGATTAATCAACAAGGAAAGACGATTTTTGAGATAGTAACTATAGCTTCTTTATTAGAGAAGGAAGTTAGAATTTTTGAAGATAAAAATATAGTTTCTGGAATTTTGTGGAAAAGATTGAAGAATAATATTCCTCTTCAGGTTGACGCTACCATAACCTATATTACCGGTAAAAAAACAACAAAGGTTTCAAAAGAAGAGACCCAAATTGATTCTCCTTATAATACTTATAAATATAGGGGATTGCCCTTAGGTCCAATCTCTAATCCTGGGCTTGAAAGTATTTTAGCTGCCGTGTATCCTGAAAGTAGTGATTATTTGTATTATCTTTCTACGCCAGAGGGAGAAACTATATTTAGCAAAACTTTAGAAGAACATAACGTTGCCAAAGCCAAATATCTTAAATAA
- the pcm gene encoding protein-L-isoaspartate O-methyltransferase, giving the protein MALIDNLIKNGWLKIPRIIEAFKKIKRIDFMPEDVKDLAEINEALPIGYGQTISQPLVVAFMLEQLGPQKGDKILDIGSGSGWTTALLSHVVGNKGKVIAIEIVSELKEFGEKNVSKYNFVEKGIVEFICADGSKGYKKEAPFDKILASASAQRLPSAWKEQLKIGGRIVTPIGSSIWLYVKKTENDFEEIEYPGFAFVPLIIDNTKNGTNK; this is encoded by the coding sequence ATGGCTTTAATTGATAATTTAATTAAAAATGGATGGCTAAAGATTCCGAGAATTATTGAGGCTTTTAAAAAAATTAAAAGAATTGATTTTATGCCTGAAGATGTTAAAGATTTAGCTGAGATTAATGAAGCTTTACCAATAGGTTATGGACAGACAATTTCTCAGCCACTGGTCGTAGCTTTTATGCTCGAACAGTTAGGCCCCCAAAAAGGAGATAAGATTTTAGATATTGGTTCGGGATCTGGATGGACAACAGCTCTGTTGTCTCACGTTGTAGGAAATAAAGGAAAGGTAATAGCCATTGAGATTGTTTCAGAATTAAAGGAGTTTGGAGAAAAAAATGTGTCAAAATACAATTTTGTAGAAAAAGGAATAGTTGAATTTATATGTGCTGATGGTTCAAAGGGATATAAAAAAGAAGCTCCTTTTGATAAAATTTTAGCTTCAGCTTCTGCCCAGAGACTTCCTTCAGCTTGGAAAGAACAACTAAAAATAGGGGGTCGAATTGTTACTCCTATAGGCTCTTCTATCTGGCTTTATGTTAAAAAAACAGAAAATGACTTTGAAGAAATTGAATATCCAGGTTTTGCCTTTGTACCGCTGATAATAGATAACACAAAAAATGGAACAAATAAGTAA